One genomic window of Glycine max cultivar Williams 82 chromosome 16, Glycine_max_v4.0, whole genome shotgun sequence includes the following:
- the LOC100793997 gene encoding linoleate 9S-lipoxygenase 6 translates to MNINGMPKKASSSVPKWQYSSSVTTKMLNNLNPICQATQQLTLKGKFVITHNHSKSIPGKLISVQIYSGTEVDPETGKGKLSEKACFKQCESMKHSHDAQTMIYKIKIHIDSHFGTPRAFLIQNKHKKKFFLQSASIETNDHIIHFDCNSWIYPIKKTKSDRLFFSNRCCLPSHTPRALVELRKEELDRLRGNGMGERKEWDRIYDYDCYNDLGDPDKGPEHLRPVLGGSRLFPYPRRGRTGRKHSTAGPSCESRPQPMNFDIYVPSDERFGPNKLKELKSNCVHAMVHFLSPKAEFLPRRISADFHSFEELLDMFSSNRNQTIEGWMRDNLKKLIPVEHLKEINHAMKENHGQLPIPQIISENEWAWKDDMEFGRQMIAGTHPTRIQCLTTFPPQNKFGIQSSIKQSIIEQRLEGWTLSQAMEHGRIFMLDHHDYLIPYLNRINANGVCAYASRTLLFLRSDGMLKPLTIELSLPGQYPHLEIHRVFLPAKQGTQAALWQLAKAHVLANDVVYHQLISHWLYTHAVIEPFIIATKRRLSVMHPIHRLLNPHFKDTMHINALARLILINSGGIFERILFPGEICMQISCDLYKEWRFKEQGLPADLLKRSMAVKDSDINNPTGIQLLLLDYPYATDGLEIWVVIKEWVKDFCSFFYKDNEAIEGDVELQAWWSEIRTNGHGDKHNDTWWYQLTTLSNLVEALTTLIWIASAKHASLNYGQHAYNGYPPNRPTLCRKFVPLEGRVEFGEFLKDPDKFFLGMLPNRFEMSLAVALVDVLSRHTSDEVYLGCQQSPGWIDNEVIQNRFAEFKQEIKEIQSRIMQRNRDLKLKNRRGPANIEYTLLYPDTSSSASTSGITGRGIPNSISI, encoded by the exons AGACTGGTAAAGGGAAGTTGAGTGAAAAAGCATGTTTCAAACAGTGTGAGAGCATGAAACATAGCCATGATGCACAAACCATGATATATAAAATCAAGATTCATATTGACTCACATTTTGGAACTCCAAGAGCTTTTctgattcaaaacaagcacaagaAGAAATTCTTCCTTCAATCTGCATCTATTGAGACTAATGACCACATCATTCACTTTGATTGCAATTCCTGGATATATCCAATCAAGAAGACCAAATCTGATAGACTCTTCTTCTCAAATAGA TGCTGTCTTCCAAGTCACACACCAAGAGCACTAGTGGAACTAAGAAAGGAAGAGCTTGATAGATTGAGGGGAAAtggaatgggagaaagaaaggaATGGGATAGAATTTATGACTATGACTGCTATAATGACCTTGGTGATCCTGACAAAGGTCCAGAGCACCTTAGACCTGTCCTTGGTGGCTCAAGGTTATTTCCATATCCTCGTAGAGGAAGAACAGGTCGAAAACATAGTACAGCAG GTCCATCGTGTGAGAGCCGACCACAACCAATGAACTTTGACATATATGTTCCATCAGATGAGAGATTTGGCCCCAATAAATTGAAGGAGTTGAAATCAAATTGTGTCCATGCTATGGTACATTTTTTATCACCAAAGGCAGAATTCTTACCACGACGAATTTCTGCTGACTTTCATTCATTCGAAGAGTTGCTTGACATGTTTTCTAGCAATAGGAACCAAACAATAGAGGGATGGATGAGAGACAACTTGAAGAAACTGATACCTGTTGAGCACTTAAAGGAAATCAATCATGCAATGAAAGAAAACCATGGGCAATTACCTATCCCTCAAATCATATCTG AAAATGAATGGGCTTGGAAAGATGATATGGAGTTTGGACGACAAATGATTGCAGGAACTCACCCCACCAGAATCCAGTGCTTAACG ACATTCCCGCCTCAAAACAAATTCGGAATACAGAGTTCGATAAAACAATCAATCATAGAACAGAGGCTAGAAGGATGGACACTTTCTCAA GCAATGGAACATGGAAGAATATTCATGCTGGACCACCATGACTATCTCATTCCATATTTGAACAGAATAAATGCAAATGGGGTATGTGCTTATGCATCCAGGACTCTTCTATTCTTAAGGAGTGATGGCATGCTTAAACCATTGACAATAGAACTTAGCTTGCCAGGCCAATATCCTCACCTTGAAATCCATAGAGTTTTTCTTCCAGCCAAGCAGGGAACACAAGCAGCACTTTGGCAGCTAGCTAAAGCTCATGTTTTAGCTAATGATGTTGTTTACCATCAACTAATTAGCCATTG GTTATACACCCATGCAGTTATTGAACCATTTATCATTGCCACCAAAAGAAGGCTAAGTGTTATGCATCCAATCCATCGGTTGTTGAATCCACATTTCAAAGACACCATGCACATAAATGCATTGGCAAGACTGATACTTATAAACTCAGGAGGAATTTTCGAGAGAATATTATTTCCTGGTGAGATCTGTATGCAGATATCATGTGACCTCTATAAAGAGTGGAGATTTAAGGAACAAGGACTTCCTGCCGATCTACTCAAAAG GAGCATGGCTGTAAAAGATTCAGACATAAATAACCCCACTGGGATTCAACTTCTATTGCTGGACTATCCCTATGCCACTGATGGACTTGAAATATGGGTAGTCATCAAAGAATGGGTCAAAGACTTCTGCTCATTCTTCTACAAAGACAATGAGGCCATTGAGGGTGATGTTGAACTCCAAGCCTGGTGGTCAGAGATTAGAACAAATGGCCATGGTGACAAACACAACGACACATGGTGGTACCAACTGACAACACTCTCAAACCTTGTGGAGGCACTAACAACCCTCATATGGATTGCTTCTGCCAAGCATGCATCTCTAAACTATGGCCAACATGCATACAATGGTTACCCTCCAAACCGCCCCACGCTATGCCGAAAGTTTGTGCCTCTAGAAGGCAGAGTGGAGTTTGGTGAGTTCCTTAAGGACCCAGATAAGTTCTTCCTTGGGATGCTACCTAATAggtttgagatgagtcttgcaGTGGCATTGGTGGATGTGCTCTCACGACACACTAGTGATGAGGTCTACTTGGGGTGCCAGCAATCACCAGGTTGGATAGACAATGAAGTGATTCAAAATAGGTTTGCTGAGTTCAAGCAAGAAATAAAGGAGATTCAGTCAAGGATCATGCAAAGGAATAGGGACCTTAAGCTTAAGAATAGACGTGGTCCTGCAAACATTGAGTACACTCTTTTGTACCCTGACACCTCTAGTTCTGCCTCAACAAGTGGAATCACTGGAAGGGGGATACctaatagcatatcaatttga